From the genome of Vigna angularis cultivar LongXiaoDou No.4 chromosome 11, ASM1680809v1, whole genome shotgun sequence, one region includes:
- the LOC108334137 gene encoding cyclin-T1-3 isoform X3 translates to MFLAGKVEETPRPLKDVILISYEIIHKKDPAAIMRIKQKEVYEQHKELILLGERVVLATLGFDLNVHHPYKPLVEAIKKFKVAQNALAQVAWNFVNDGLRTSLCLQFKPHHIAAGAIFLAAKFLKVKLPSDGEKVWWQEFDVTPRQLEEVSNQMLELYEQNRMPPSNDVEGGGTSNRATAKAPANNDETSAAKSNPQSGATRIETSKPVSSVAAFDSSVPNHVGRPLSNHGRIGDYGSAEMKHRVEGDAKGNQHPEWESIQFKENLHETQDMAKSRSDNGDKELENNAGGTETKEPTDLKDKHSSRNLDNREGAFSRPPQEAIKKIDREKVKAALEKRRKAAGHITKKTDVMDDDDLIERELEDGIELAPQSEKNRDKRQNWSKPSDRSDYENMHGRHQDYADEQNQGGKGLSSYEQDLSAVEEGEVSALDDIGLPSPKSSNRKRKPVSSPERGMEGKQRHNYGPGPHHNSRYDYVEDRNKVSRLGHTERDSKRHVQENHV, encoded by the exons ATGTTTCTTGCTGGGAAGGTTGAAGAAACTCCTCGTCCATTAAAAGATGTAATTCTTATTTCATATGAAATTATACACAAGAAGGATCCAGCGGCAATTATGAGAATAAAGCAGAAG GAAGTGTATGAACAGCATAAAGAATTAATCTTACTTGGAGAGAGGGTTGTCCTTGCAACTCTTGGTTTTGATCTGAATGTGCACCATCCTTATAAACCTCTTGTTGAGGCAATAAAGAAATTCAAAGTTGCTCAAAATGCCCTTGCTCAAGTTGCGTGGAACTTTGTAAATGATGG ACTTCGGACATCACTTTGCTTGCAATTTAAGCCGCATCACATCGCAGCTGGGGCCATATTCCTTGCTGCCAAGTTTCTGAAGGTGAAGCTCCCATCAGATGGGGAGAAGGTCTGGTGGCAAGAATTTGATGTCACTCCACGCCAATTGGAGG AAGTGAGTAATCAAATGTTGGAGCTGTATGAACAAAATAGAATGCCACCTTCCAATGATGTTGAAGGAGGTGGGACTTCTAATCGAGCCACTGCAAAAGCTCCAGCTAATAATGATGAAACTTCAGCTGCAAAGAGTAATCCCCAGAGTGGAGCGACTAGAATTGAAACATCGAAGCCTGTGTCTTCTGTGGCTGCGTTTGATTCATCAGTCCCAAATCATGTTGGGCGCCCCCTCTCAAATCATGGTAGAATTGGTGATTATGGGAGCGCAGAAATGAAACACAGGGTGGAAGGTGATGCCAAAGGCAATCAACATCCCGAGTGGGAATCAATACAATTTAAGGAAAACTTACATGAAACTCAAGACATGGCTAAATCTCGATCTGATAATGGTGACAAAGAGCTGGAAAACAATGCTGGAGGGACAGAAACAAAAGAACCTACTGATTTGAAAGATAAACATAGTAGCAGAAACCTAGATAACAGAGAGGGTGCATTTAGCCGGCCTCCTCAGGAAGCCATTAAGAAAATTGATAGGGAAAAGGTAAAGGCTGCATTAGAAAAACGAAGGAAAGCAGCTGGTCATATTACTAAGAAAACAGATGTCATGGATGATGATGATCTCATTGAGAGGGAACTGGAGGATGGAATTGAACTTGCTCCTCAGAGCGAGAAGAATAGGGATAAGAGGCAAAACTGGTCTAAGCCCTCTGACAGGTCGGATTATGAGAACATGCATGGAAGACATCAAGATTATGCAGACGAGCAAAATCAAGGAGGAAAAGGTCTATCTTCATATGAACAAGATCTAAGTGCTGTTGAAGAAGGGGAGGTATCTGCGCTTGATGACATTGGCCTTCCATCACCCAAGTCAAGCAATCGCAAGAGAAAACCAGTAAGCTCCCCCGAAAGAGGGATGGAGGGGAAGCAACGGCATAACTATGGCCCTGGACCTCACCACAATAGTCGATACGATTATGTGGAGGATCGAAACAAGGTCAGTCGGCTAGGCCATACTGAAAGGGACAGCAAACGGCATGTACAGGAAAaccatgtttaa
- the LOC108332334 gene encoding nuclear transcription factor Y subunit C-2 has translation MDKSEGTRQRQQQQQQQHVMGVAAGANQMTYSHYQTAPVVAAGTPAVAVPSPTQAPAAFSSSAHQLAYQQAQHFHHQQLQHQQQQLQMFWSNQMQEIEQTIDFKNHSLPLARIKKIMKADEDVRMISAEAPVIFAKACEMFILELTLRSWIHTEENKRRTLQKNDIAAAISRNDVFDFLVDIIPRDELKEEGLGITKASIPLVGSPADMPYYYVPPQHPVGPPAMIMGKPVDQAALYPTQQPRPTMAFMPWPHTQPQPQQPPQQQQQTDS, from the coding sequence ATGGATAAATCAGAGGGGACTCGGCAGCGgcaacagcaacaacagcaGCAGCATGTGATGGGAGTTGCTGCAGGTGCTAACCAAATGACCTATTCTCACTACCAGACTGCTCCCGTAGTGGCTGCTGGCACACCTGCTGTAGCTGTTCCTTCCCCAACACAGGCTCCTGCTGCCTTCTCTAGTTCTGCACACCAGCTTGCTTACCAGCAAGCTCAACATTTCCACCATCAACAACTGCAGCACCAACAGCAGCAGCTGCAAATGTTCTGGTCTAATCAAATGCAAGAAATCGAGCAAACCATTGACTTTAAAAATCACAGTCTTCCTCTTGCTCGaattaaaaagataatgaaaGCTGATGAAGATGTCCGAATGATTTCAGCAGAAGCTCCAGTCATATTTGCAAAAGCATGTGAAATGTTCATATTAGAGTTGACATTACGTTCTTGGATTCACACAGAAGAGAACAAGAGGAGAACCTTACAAAAGAATGATATAGCAGCTGCTATTTCAAGAAACGATGTTTTTGATTTCTTGGTTGATATTATTCCAAGAGACGAGTTGAAAGAGGAAGGACTTGGAATAACCAAGGCCTCTATTCCATTAGTGGGTTCTCCTGCTGATATGCCCTATTACTATGTCCCTCCACAGCACCCTGTGGGACCTCCTGCGATGATAATGGGAAAGCCAGTTGATCAAGCAGCGCTATATCCTACACAGCAGCCTCGACCTACCATGGCTTTCATGCCATGGCCCCATACACAACCTCAGCCACAGCAACCaccccaacaacaacaacaaacagatTCATGA
- the LOC108334137 gene encoding cyclin-T1-3 isoform X2, producing the protein MLQHLIWLLTFCFLLLQVTSFTPRKTIATVCMFLAGKVEETPRPLKDVILISYEIIHKKDPAAIMRIKQKEVYEQHKELILLGERVVLATLGFDLNVHHPYKPLVEAIKKFKVAQNALAQVAWNFVNDGLRTSLCLQFKPHHIAAGAIFLAAKFLKVKLPSDGEKVWWQEFDVTPRQLEEVSNQMLELYEQNRMPPSNDVEGGGTSNRATAKAPANNDETSAAKSNPQSGATRIETSKPVSSVAAFDSSVPNHVGRPLSNHGRIGDYGSAEMKHRVEGDAKGNQHPEWESIQFKENLHETQDMAKSRSDNGDKELENNAGGTETKEPTDLKDKHSSRNLDNREGAFSRPPQEAIKKIDREKVKAALEKRRKAAGHITKKTDVMDDDDLIERELEDGIELAPQSEKNRDKRQNWSKPSDRSDYENMHGRHQDYADEQNQGGKGLSSYEQDLSAVEEGEVSALDDIGLPSPKSSNRKRKPVSSPERGMEGKQRHNYGPGPHHNSRYDYVEDRNKVSRLGHTERDSKRHVQENHV; encoded by the exons ATGCTTCAACACTTGATTTGGCTACTAACATTCTGTTTTTTGCTCCTCCAAGTCACTAGTTTTACACCAAGGAAG ACCATTGCAACAGTATGCATGTTTCTTGCTGGGAAGGTTGAAGAAACTCCTCGTCCATTAAAAGATGTAATTCTTATTTCATATGAAATTATACACAAGAAGGATCCAGCGGCAATTATGAGAATAAAGCAGAAG GAAGTGTATGAACAGCATAAAGAATTAATCTTACTTGGAGAGAGGGTTGTCCTTGCAACTCTTGGTTTTGATCTGAATGTGCACCATCCTTATAAACCTCTTGTTGAGGCAATAAAGAAATTCAAAGTTGCTCAAAATGCCCTTGCTCAAGTTGCGTGGAACTTTGTAAATGATGG ACTTCGGACATCACTTTGCTTGCAATTTAAGCCGCATCACATCGCAGCTGGGGCCATATTCCTTGCTGCCAAGTTTCTGAAGGTGAAGCTCCCATCAGATGGGGAGAAGGTCTGGTGGCAAGAATTTGATGTCACTCCACGCCAATTGGAGG AAGTGAGTAATCAAATGTTGGAGCTGTATGAACAAAATAGAATGCCACCTTCCAATGATGTTGAAGGAGGTGGGACTTCTAATCGAGCCACTGCAAAAGCTCCAGCTAATAATGATGAAACTTCAGCTGCAAAGAGTAATCCCCAGAGTGGAGCGACTAGAATTGAAACATCGAAGCCTGTGTCTTCTGTGGCTGCGTTTGATTCATCAGTCCCAAATCATGTTGGGCGCCCCCTCTCAAATCATGGTAGAATTGGTGATTATGGGAGCGCAGAAATGAAACACAGGGTGGAAGGTGATGCCAAAGGCAATCAACATCCCGAGTGGGAATCAATACAATTTAAGGAAAACTTACATGAAACTCAAGACATGGCTAAATCTCGATCTGATAATGGTGACAAAGAGCTGGAAAACAATGCTGGAGGGACAGAAACAAAAGAACCTACTGATTTGAAAGATAAACATAGTAGCAGAAACCTAGATAACAGAGAGGGTGCATTTAGCCGGCCTCCTCAGGAAGCCATTAAGAAAATTGATAGGGAAAAGGTAAAGGCTGCATTAGAAAAACGAAGGAAAGCAGCTGGTCATATTACTAAGAAAACAGATGTCATGGATGATGATGATCTCATTGAGAGGGAACTGGAGGATGGAATTGAACTTGCTCCTCAGAGCGAGAAGAATAGGGATAAGAGGCAAAACTGGTCTAAGCCCTCTGACAGGTCGGATTATGAGAACATGCATGGAAGACATCAAGATTATGCAGACGAGCAAAATCAAGGAGGAAAAGGTCTATCTTCATATGAACAAGATCTAAGTGCTGTTGAAGAAGGGGAGGTATCTGCGCTTGATGACATTGGCCTTCCATCACCCAAGTCAAGCAATCGCAAGAGAAAACCAGTAAGCTCCCCCGAAAGAGGGATGGAGGGGAAGCAACGGCATAACTATGGCCCTGGACCTCACCACAATAGTCGATACGATTATGTGGAGGATCGAAACAAGGTCAGTCGGCTAGGCCATACTGAAAGGGACAGCAAACGGCATGTACAGGAAAaccatgtttaa
- the LOC108334137 gene encoding cyclin-T1-3 isoform X1, translated as MAGLLLGDASHHGTSQGVSQRYSQEKSEDGSRWYFSRKEIEEYSPSKQDGVDLKKETYLRKSYCTFLQDLGMRLKVPQVTIATAIIFCHRFFLRQSHAKNDRRTIATVCMFLAGKVEETPRPLKDVILISYEIIHKKDPAAIMRIKQKEVYEQHKELILLGERVVLATLGFDLNVHHPYKPLVEAIKKFKVAQNALAQVAWNFVNDGLRTSLCLQFKPHHIAAGAIFLAAKFLKVKLPSDGEKVWWQEFDVTPRQLEEVSNQMLELYEQNRMPPSNDVEGGGTSNRATAKAPANNDETSAAKSNPQSGATRIETSKPVSSVAAFDSSVPNHVGRPLSNHGRIGDYGSAEMKHRVEGDAKGNQHPEWESIQFKENLHETQDMAKSRSDNGDKELENNAGGTETKEPTDLKDKHSSRNLDNREGAFSRPPQEAIKKIDREKVKAALEKRRKAAGHITKKTDVMDDDDLIERELEDGIELAPQSEKNRDKRQNWSKPSDRSDYENMHGRHQDYADEQNQGGKGLSSYEQDLSAVEEGEVSALDDIGLPSPKSSNRKRKPVSSPERGMEGKQRHNYGPGPHHNSRYDYVEDRNKVSRLGHTERDSKRHVQENHV; from the exons ATGGCTGGATTGTTGCTTGGTGATGCATCTCATCATGGAACTTCTCAAGGTGTTTCTCAAAGATACTCTCAAGAGAAGTCAGAGGATGGCTCAAGATGGTACTTTTCTAGGAAGGAAATTGAAGAATACTCACCATCCAAACAAGATGGCGTAGATTTGAAGAAAGAAACTTACCTACGCAAATCATACTGTACATTTCTGCAAGACTTAGGCATGAGACTTAAAGT ACCTCAAGTAACTATTGCTACTGCCATAATATTTTGTCACCGATTCTTTCTAAGGCAGTCCCATGCAAAGAATGACAGGAGG ACCATTGCAACAGTATGCATGTTTCTTGCTGGGAAGGTTGAAGAAACTCCTCGTCCATTAAAAGATGTAATTCTTATTTCATATGAAATTATACACAAGAAGGATCCAGCGGCAATTATGAGAATAAAGCAGAAG GAAGTGTATGAACAGCATAAAGAATTAATCTTACTTGGAGAGAGGGTTGTCCTTGCAACTCTTGGTTTTGATCTGAATGTGCACCATCCTTATAAACCTCTTGTTGAGGCAATAAAGAAATTCAAAGTTGCTCAAAATGCCCTTGCTCAAGTTGCGTGGAACTTTGTAAATGATGG ACTTCGGACATCACTTTGCTTGCAATTTAAGCCGCATCACATCGCAGCTGGGGCCATATTCCTTGCTGCCAAGTTTCTGAAGGTGAAGCTCCCATCAGATGGGGAGAAGGTCTGGTGGCAAGAATTTGATGTCACTCCACGCCAATTGGAGG AAGTGAGTAATCAAATGTTGGAGCTGTATGAACAAAATAGAATGCCACCTTCCAATGATGTTGAAGGAGGTGGGACTTCTAATCGAGCCACTGCAAAAGCTCCAGCTAATAATGATGAAACTTCAGCTGCAAAGAGTAATCCCCAGAGTGGAGCGACTAGAATTGAAACATCGAAGCCTGTGTCTTCTGTGGCTGCGTTTGATTCATCAGTCCCAAATCATGTTGGGCGCCCCCTCTCAAATCATGGTAGAATTGGTGATTATGGGAGCGCAGAAATGAAACACAGGGTGGAAGGTGATGCCAAAGGCAATCAACATCCCGAGTGGGAATCAATACAATTTAAGGAAAACTTACATGAAACTCAAGACATGGCTAAATCTCGATCTGATAATGGTGACAAAGAGCTGGAAAACAATGCTGGAGGGACAGAAACAAAAGAACCTACTGATTTGAAAGATAAACATAGTAGCAGAAACCTAGATAACAGAGAGGGTGCATTTAGCCGGCCTCCTCAGGAAGCCATTAAGAAAATTGATAGGGAAAAGGTAAAGGCTGCATTAGAAAAACGAAGGAAAGCAGCTGGTCATATTACTAAGAAAACAGATGTCATGGATGATGATGATCTCATTGAGAGGGAACTGGAGGATGGAATTGAACTTGCTCCTCAGAGCGAGAAGAATAGGGATAAGAGGCAAAACTGGTCTAAGCCCTCTGACAGGTCGGATTATGAGAACATGCATGGAAGACATCAAGATTATGCAGACGAGCAAAATCAAGGAGGAAAAGGTCTATCTTCATATGAACAAGATCTAAGTGCTGTTGAAGAAGGGGAGGTATCTGCGCTTGATGACATTGGCCTTCCATCACCCAAGTCAAGCAATCGCAAGAGAAAACCAGTAAGCTCCCCCGAAAGAGGGATGGAGGGGAAGCAACGGCATAACTATGGCCCTGGACCTCACCACAATAGTCGATACGATTATGTGGAGGATCGAAACAAGGTCAGTCGGCTAGGCCATACTGAAAGGGACAGCAAACGGCATGTACAGGAAAaccatgtttaa